The following proteins are encoded in a genomic region of Coffea eugenioides isolate CCC68of chromosome 6, Ceug_1.0, whole genome shotgun sequence:
- the LOC113773915 gene encoding putative methyltransferase DDB_G0268948, giving the protein MAYLYLKQGKNYSQSRPNYPEELFHFIASKTPHHDLVWDAGTGNGQAASSLAKIYKNVIATDTSQKQLELASRLPNVQYKCTSPTMSAEELERDVAKQATVDLVTVGQAIHWFDRPKFYQQVQLVLKKPQGIIAAWCYTTPQVNARVDAVFNKFYFVDSRPYWHPGRNLIYDKYKSIEFPFLPVDGAENTGPFEFMTEKLMSLDELLAYAKSGSAYETALEKGVDLMSENMIEEFRSAWAEDGNNQKVSKFPVYLRIGKVGK; this is encoded by the exons atggcatACTTGTACCTTAAACAGGGGAAGAATTACTCGCAATCCCGGCCAAATTATCCAGAAGAATTGTTCCACTTCATTGCATCCAAGACACCGCACCATGACCTTGTCTGGGATGCCGGCACTGGCAATGGACAGGCAGCATCATCT CTAGCAAAGATATACAAGAATGTGATTGCCACGGATACCAGCCAGAAACAGCTCGAATTAGCTTCTAGGCTTCCAAATGTGCAATACAAGTGTACTTCTCCAACAATGTCTGCTGAAGAGCTGGAAAGGGATGTCGCAAAACAAGCCACCGTGGATCTTGTGACTGTTGGCCAAGCCATCCATTGGTTTGATCGTCCCAAGTTCTACCAGCAAGTGCAGTTGGTTCTAAAGAAGCCACAGGGAATAATAGCAGCATGGTGCTATACTACCCCACAAGTGAATGCAAGAGTTGATGCtgtttttaataaattttacttTGTTGATTCTAGGCCTTACTGGCACCCTGGCAGAAACTTAATTTACGACAAGTATAAGAGCATTGAATTTCCATTTTTGCCGGTGGATGGAGCTGAGAACACAGGGCCATTTGAATTCATGACTGAAAAATTGATGAGTTTGGATGAGTTACTTGCTTATGCAAAATCAGGTTCGGCATATGAAACAGCACTGGAAAAAGGTGTGGATCTCATGAGTGAGAACATGATTGAGGAATTTCGGTCTGCTTGGGCCGAAGATGGCAACAATCAGAAGGTTTCTAAGTTCCCTGTTTATCTCAGGATTGGTAAAGTCGGAAAATGA